Genomic DNA from uncultured Acetobacterium sp.:
ATCCACTGGAAGCTCAATTACATTCATTCCATTGTCAACAATGTTTCCAACGGTAATATGAGCGATTATAACGAACTGGTGTCGATTGGTAAACGTTGTGAAGAAGATGAATTTATCCCGAGTCTCATCAAAATGATTGAAAATATTCACTCACTGGTTAATGAAGCGGATGAAATGACCCAGCTGGCGGTTGAGGGAGAACTGGATCACCGGGGCGACCCCAGTAAATTCCGGGGCGAATATGCCAAAGTCATCGCCGGCTTTAACCAAACCCTTGATGCAGTTATTGAACCTATTCAAGCCGCGTCGGGGGCCCTGGATGAACTAGCCAAAGGTAATCTGAATATTATTATGGACGGTGATTATAAGGGTCAACACGGCAAGATAAAAGAAGACATGAACCGCACCATTAATTTTCTCAAACACTATGTGGAAGAAATTACCAATACCCTCCAACGCATTGGTGAAGGGGATCTCAGTCAGGAAATAACGACTTATTACCATGGCGATTTTGTTGATATTAAGCTGGCAATTAATGGTATTACGACACATTTAAGCAAAGTTATGAAAGAAATCGACGACGCTGCCGGACAAGTCGAAACTGGGGCTATCCAAATATCTGACGGTGGTCAGGCACTGTCTCAGGGTACTACTGAACAGGCCAGCTCCATCCAGGAACTCACCGCTTCCATTGAAGAAGTGGCTGCTGAAACCAAACGAAACGCCATGCACGCCAATGATGCCAACGCACTTGCCATTGAGGTACGAACCAATGCTGAAGTCAGTAATACGCAAATGGCTAAAATGGTTACTGCGATGGTGGAAATCAATGAGTCATCCAGCAATATCTCCAAAATCATCAAGGTTATTGATGATATCGCCTTCCAGACCAATATTCTGGCCCTCAACGCCGCCGTAGAAGCAGCCAGAGCCGGACAACATGGTAAAGGTTTTGCAGTAGTAGCTGAGGAAGTTCGATCACTAGCCGCGCGTAGTGCTGAAGCTGCCAAGGAAACGACTGGATTAATTGAAGGCTCCATTGATAAAGTCGAAGTTGGTACCAAAATCGCTGACGAAACTGCCGAAAGTCTGGTTGAAATTCTCAATAATATTGAAAAAGTGACTGGCCTGGTTGGCAATATCGCCCGGGCTTCAAATGATCAGGCTTCGGAAATTGCCCAGATAACCAAAGGGATTGAGCAAGTATCCAATGTTGTTCAAACCAACTCAGCAACAGCTGAAGAAAGTGCCGCTTCCAGCCAGGAACTATCCGGCCAGGCTGAAATGCTTAAGCAGATGATGAGTAACTTTAAACTCAAAAATGAAAAAGGCAATGACCGTGTCGAAAATAAAATTAAAGCTAAACCATCTGAGCCGGTGACCAAGGATATCCCGCCGAACCCCCGGATCATATTGGACGATTTGGAAAATGATAAATATTGATTGTTTGATTTAATAACGTTTATAAAAATAACATTACTTAATTTATTGTCATACCCCTGTCCTGAAAACAACTTTTCGATTGTTTTCAGGATTTTTTATGTCCTCAATTTTAGTAATCATCAACAAGCTAACCGATTCAGTATTAAAAAACCGCCTGTCAATTTTAATTACTCCCGATCATTACAACTCAATTTTGGTTCTTCATGATTTAAATTTCAAGTTGCAATTTAGTTGTTCTTCCTTTCCTTTACAATTTTCATTCAGCTTCTTTCTAATAACCTTAGCCCGAAATAATTAGATATAAATACATTTAGCACGACTTAATCGTTGTTTTACAATTACTTCTGTGTTCTTTTTTTGAACATGATAAAATAAAATATTGTTTTTGTTGAAACATTGCATCAATATTATGGAATCATTTGTAAAAAAACAATTTTTTCTATCTGTATTTTAAATAAACATTCATAAAAATCAATATTTCTTGTATCTTTTTATAATTATATCCCTTATAATTATTTTGATTCGTAAATTCATATCCGTTTAATAATAATATTTCCTATTAAATATTGAAGGTGGTGTTAAAAAAAAGTCATCCATGTGAAATTAGCCGATCCAAATTGTAATCGTTTTTATTTGCATTTTACAATATTGCTTTTTGTTTTGTTGTTTCTTGTTTGCTTTTATAAATTCCAAAGTTTGGATCAAGTCATTGTCGTTCTTAACTGTTTGCAAAAGATTTAAAACCGGAGGAAGATAACTTGAAGTGGTTAAAAGATTTAAAAATCAAAACAAAATTATTGGCATCGTTCATTTTCATTGCGCTATTAGTCGGTGTTGTTGGTGGTATGGGTATTCTGAATACCCGTGCTCTTCAGGATTCTGACAAGGAATTGTATGGAAACATGACTGTGCCCATCTCTCAGGTCGGAGAAATGTCGACTGAATTTCAAATGATGCGTGTGTCACTGCGAGATATGATTCTTGCTAACGATGCCCAAACTATTCAGAGTATCAGGACAAATATTACTGAGCAACAAACAAAAATTGATGAATTGGCTGCAGAATATGAAAAATCCATTGAAAGCGAAGAAATGCGCCAATCATTTGAAACATTTACTAAAACAAAGTTGGACTATACTAAACAACTTGACCTTGTCATGAACCTGGCGACCCAAAATCAAGATACTGAGGCCTTCATCGCCATAAATCCTGATAGTACTGCCGGAAAGGCAACTGTTGCCCTCCAAGATGCCATTAACAACCTGTCAACCATGAAACTGGATGAAGGTCTTGCTAAATCAGTGGAAAACAGCAGTCAGGCTGACCAGGTGGTCACCACCATGTCTATTATTATGGCTGTCAGTATGATTCTAGCCATTGCTCTGGGACTATTACTGAGCTCACTGATCAGTACTCCGCTTAAAAAAGCCAGCCATATGATTCATGAAATGAGTAAGGGACATTTTGGCAATCGCCTGAAAATGGATAGTCAAGACGAAATTGGCGAAATGGCTGATGCCATGGACAGTTTTTCCGATGACCTCCAGCACATTGTTATTGGAACCATGAATCAGATTTCCAATGGCGATGTCTCTGCCAACATTGAACTAAAAGATCCTTTAGATGAACTGGCTCCTGCCCTGAAGAAAACCATTGAAACCATTCGCGCCCTCATCACTGAAGCCAATCTGTTGTCTCAGGCAGCTGTTGAAGGACGTTTGGATACCCGGGGACATGCTGACCAGTTTGCTGGTGGGTTCAAAGATATTGTCTCAGGCGTTAACAGCACGTTGGATGCGGTTGTCGGTCCCCTCAATGTCGCCGCTGAATATATTGAACGGATTGGCAAAGGTGAAATCCCTCCTAAAATCACTGATGAATATTATGGGGATTTCCGTGAAATTAAAAACAATCTCAATGCCTGTCTTGATGGATTAAGTGCCTTGACGACTGCCGACCACACTCTTAAATTGATGAATAAAAACGATTTATCTCAATCCATCGACGGAAATTTCGATGGTATTTTTGGGGAAATTGCAGTCTCTATCAACGGTGTGCATGCCCAGCTTGGTCGAATTGTCAATATAGCAACCAACATTCATAATGGCGACCTCAGTGATTTGGACTTCTTACGAAGTATTGGTAAACGAAGTGAAAATGATCAGCTGGTACCGGCCCTCCTGGGGATGACTGAAACCATTAACCTGCTGGTTGAAGAAACCCAAAATATGGCCAAGCAGGCCATCGACGGTGATTTAAACAATCGCGGGGATGCCACAAAATTCCAGGGCGAATATGTAACGGTCATCGAAGGCTTTAACCTCACCCTTGATGCCGTTATTGATCCCATTAAAGTGGCCTCAACTACTTTAAAAGAATTGGCTCAAGGACATCTCAGCATTACAATGGAAGGAAATTTCAAAGGCCAGCATGGAATCATCAAGCATGATATGAATCAAACCATCAATTTCTTAAAAGCGTATGTGGAAGAAATTACGCACACACTGGAAGAAATGGGTCGAGGGAATTTTGATCTTGAAATTACCAATCTATTTTGTGGTGACTTCTTAGCTATTAAAATAGCCTTAAATGAAATTTCCGCAAATCTAAGCACTACCTTGTCTGATATCAATGTTGCCGCAAGCCAGGTTGAAATTGGTGCCCAGCAAATATCCGACGGCGGTCAGGCATTGTCTCAAGGTACCACTGAACAAGCCAGTGCAATTCAAGAACTGACTGCTTCCATTGAAGAAGTCGCCTCGGAAACTAAACAAAATGCGGTTAATGCCAACCAGGCCAATGAATTAGCCATCAGTGTCCGTTCCAATGCCGAAGTTGGCAATGCTCAAATGGTCAGAATGGTATCAGCCATGAGTGAAATTAATGATTCGTCTTATAATATTTCTAAAATCATCAAGGTGATTGACGATATTGCTTTCCAAACCAATATACTGGCTCTTAATGCGGCCGTGGAAGCCGCCCGAGCTGGACAACATGGCAAAGGTTTTGCTGTGGTTGCCGAAGAAGTTCGTACCCTGGCTGCCAGAAGCGCTGAAGCAGCCAAAGAGACCACTGGTCTGATTGAAGGATCGATTGATAAGGTGGATGTCGGTACTAAAATTGCTGATGAAACCGCTGAAAGTCTTTCTGAAATTCTCAAGCAAATCGAAAAAGTCACGACTTTGGTCGGCAGTATTGCCCGGGCATCTAATGATCAAGCTTCAGAAATTGCCCAGATCAATCAGGGTGTCGAGCAAGTCTCACAGGTCGTCCAAACCAATTCTGCCACTGCCGAACAAAGTGCCGCTGCCAGCCAGGAACTCTCGGGTCAGGCTGAAATGCTCAAGCAAATGGTGGAAGCTTTTAAATTAAAAGATGTGAGTAGGAAACAGCCAAATAGGGCCATCGCTGAGGTAAACGTCAACGAAACCATGTCAGCACCTCCACCCCAACCTGAGATCATCTTAGATGATCTGGACTTTGATAAATATTAATTTGTTTTCGATTATACATTAACTAAAATTAACAGTTACGCAAAGAGCCTGTCTGATTTGAAACAATGCATACAATGCGTAGCAAATCAGGCGGGTTTCTTTCGGTTATTCGATTCAAATGCAATAATAAATTTTCTTAATCTTTTTCTTTCTGAATTTGAAACCTGAATTTCTTAAGAAAATTAATTTGGTATTGCAATAAAAATCAAATGATGTACAATAATTCTAACGATAAAAATAATAAAGGATGTGTTCGTATCAACATAGAAATAAAACAAAATGTCAAAGATTATTTAAATCATCAAAATGTTCAGGATATTTATATTGAAATGGATAATCGTGGTGGTTGTTGCTCTGGGCCAATTTATGTGCCAACTGTCAAGTTAGGAAAACCGACTTATGACGCAATGTATGACCGTTTTGAACAAAATGACATCGCCTGCTATTTGCCAAAAAAAATGCTCAATGAAGAAACGCCGGATATAACCATTAAGCTTCGAAATTTTTTAGGTCGTAAATCTTTATCAGTTAATGGTTTGCTTGCTTATAAAGAAGACGGCTATAAAAAGAAAAAAATATAATCGCGATTAATGACACCTTGATCTTGCGCTTTCAACTCAAAAACCACCCTTTCAGCGACTTTATTCAATCGGTGAAAGGGTGGTTTTTATAATCCCAGAAAAGCTTTCCAGTTTGGCAGATCCCACTTTCCCTGAGCATATCCTAATTTGTAGCTGTTTGTGAGTTTTTTAAAATCGATCTCACGGTTCGATACCGGCATCGTGTCTGGGTAAACCAGAAAGGCACGTCCTTCCCGTTCCAATTCTTCCAGTTCGTCCAGGGTTTCATTATAAATCAGATGGCGGGTCAGCATGGCTTTAGCCACTTTGGGATATTTGCGGTAGTAAGCCTTAATGGTTCGTTTAAACTTTATCGGTTGTTTTCGATAGCCTTTCTCTCTGGTAAGAATGACAAAAAATTTTTTATATCCATCCTGTTTGGCAATATCCAACGCAATGCCGCCCCCCAGTCCGCCATCCACATAGGTGTGATTTTTATATTGGGTTGGTGGCATGAAAATTGGCATCGAAGACGATGAACGGACAATTTTCATCAGATCTTTCATTTCATGAATATCATCCTTGGTATAGTAAATAACTTTACCCTGTTCCCGTTCAAAAACACCGATCCGTAATTGCGCCGGATTTGCCATAAAGGTCTCAAAATCCAAAGGCAGTGGGCCTTTCGGATGGGAGGTTTCTTCATAGATATATTCAGAACGGAAAAACCCTTCGCCTTTTAGAAAAGATCGCCAGCCGCCAAATTGTGGGTCCTGTACCAGCTCTACAAATGAACGTCTGGCTCTTTCTGGATCCCGCGATAAATAATTAACCGAATGACTGGAGCCGGCAGAGATACCTGCTACGTAATCAAAATAGATTTCGTTTTCCAGCAGATTATTTAAAAAACCGGCCGTGTAACTAGCTCGCATCCCACCTCCTTCAAAAATCAGGGCAGTGTCTTTGATATTATTGATGATTCTCATGGATGTTTGTCTCCTTAAACCAGTAGCTTCGCAAAATCGTCGTAACGAGTTCGTGCTTTTTTCTGTGCTTTGATTCTGGCTTTATTTATCTCATGGTAGTAACTGATGAGCGTCTCCACGATACTTTTATCAATTTTATTTTCAATTGACATTTTTCTCAGGACTTCGACCACTGCTTCTTTTTGCATCCCTTTTCGATAGGGTCTGTTTTCAGAAACCGCCGTAAAAATGTCTGCGACTGCCATAATTCGCGCCCCCAAAGATAGATCCTTTGCTTCAAGTTTAAAGGGATAACCGGTTCCGTCCAGTCGCTCATGGTGCATGGAAGCATATTCGTTGATTTCTTCCAGCCCTTTAACTTGAAATAATAACACATAGGTGTGATAAGTATGTTCTTTTATCACATCAAATTCTTCTTTGGAGAGTGCTCCCGGCTTCTCCAGAATCTCAGTGGGAACGGTCAGTTTTCCAATATCATGAACATAACCCGCCGCCTGGATTTTCTTGCAGGTGAGCTCATCACAGTTAAAGTGCTGTGCCAGTCGTTTGGCCACTGCCGAAACACCCTCGCTGTGAACGGCCGTAAAATTGCTCCGAAAGTCAATAACCCGGGCAAAGAGCTTGGTAATACCGATTAATTCGTCTATATTCAGGCATTGATCCTTAAATTTTATTCGTTTATAATAACGTCGGCCATTCGAAATAGACTCCAGATCATACCAGAAAAATTCCTTTTCTTTTAGCCGCTCAAACGCCTTCACATATTCTGGCTTAAATTTTTGACCGGAAGCACTTTCGATTTTTTTATAGATCCGATCCTTTTGATTGATAATCTTCTCATCTCGAGCGATGAGAGTGGCAATGCGATCCGCTAAGTGAATAAGATGGCTTTCAGGCATGACTGCTTCCCCATTAAACACAAGTCCCTCTCCATCACGCCAATCCACGTGATGAAACTTTATAATTCTAGCAATTTCCGTGAACTCACGGTAATCTTTGAGCAGCAGCCACCCAATCCGAGCATGTTGATGAGGATTAATGGCTTCAAATTTTAGAACATTAATGCGCTCTTGCATACTTAATCCACCGATGTCATGCAAAACAGCAGCGACACTAACCTCATTTAGTTTCTTTTCATCAAAGTTCAACGCTTCTCCCAGGTTAAAGGTAATATAAGCGACTAGACGTTGATGATTGTTTAATTCCGGGCTTACCATATCAGAAGCTCTTGATAATTGAAGTGTTAACTCTAATAAAGAGACCATTCTTTTTTTTTCTTTCCTTTCCATAAAACATCGTTATACATAGTATTGTGATATGATACCATATTTTTGTTAAGAATTAAACAAAATCCAGACTAATTTTTATTTGTAGTTAAATTTTATCTTCATTTTTATTAATGAAAAAATACCATCAGCATGACTTTTTATGTGCTGATGGTATAATTCTATTTACTGATTTCTTTTTCACTTTCTTCTTGCTCGTTAAATACCTCTGCAAAAAGACTAATAATCTGATTCCGCTGATCCCGGTGTTCGATCACCTTGTGACGGTACATCTCTTCTTCGGCTTTTTTAAAGATATCGTTGATATCTTCTGCTTCATTTATTTTAGTAGCATGGCCAAAAGCGATGGATACGTGGGCTCCGGCAATGCTGTAATCCAATGATAACTCTTTGATTCGAGCAATAATTCGCTCAGCTTCTGCTGTGTCTACCTTGGGCAAGATCACAACAAACTCATCACCGCCTAACCTGGCAATGATGTCGTCAGTACGACACCCTTTAGTAATGACCTTAGCCGCCAATTTAATCAGTTCATCTCCTTGTTTATGCCCAAAAACATCATTCATTCGCTTAAGCCCATTGACATCTCCCATGAGCAAAGACAAGGGCAGATTGGAAGTACGATCCAATTTTTTTAAAACCTCCTCATAAAACCGTCGGTTATAAAGACCGGTTAGCTGGTCGTGATAGATGAGGAACAAAGCCTCTTTGCGTTCTCGTTCAAGAGCTCGTTCGTTTTCTTTTCGTTCGGTGATGTCCTGAAGAATACAGTGAGTTTGTCTAAAGTTCCCCTCTAAGTCATAACCGATTTTCCCTTCAAAAGCAATAAATCGATGACTACCATTTTTGTGAAGCATTTCAAATTCGCTGTGAATCTGTCCCTTTTTCTTAAATAACGGAAATCGTTCTCTGAATGTTTCCCGACCCTCTGGTAGTAAAAAATCGCCAAACCATTTACCTAAAACTTCCTCACGATCATAGCCCAAAGTTGCCAGCCACTGATTATTAATCTCAATGAGGTTCCCGTCACCATCCAACGACTGGTAACCTAACGGTGCTTCATAAAAGAGTTGCTGAAACCGCTCTTCACTCTCAACTAGAGACCGATGCATCTGTTTAAGCCTTTCTTCATTGGTGACTTTTTTCAAATTTCGCTTTTTCATCTGAACCAATTGACTCACTCTGTTCTTTTTATGGTTCAATTACATCCCTACTTTCCACTTAACATTGACTGGTATCATGCCTACTTCAATTGATGTTCTTTTTTCTATTTGTAGTTTTTACCCAAACTCAAACACTTAAAACTCTTTTCGTGCTGATTCATAAAATTTTAACTGGAAACTTTACAAATTAAAACATATAATACCTACAGAAAATAAAGCATTACAGATAAAGGAGAAAAACATGTTTATTGATTTAAGAAGCGATACGGTAACCCAACCGACCCCCGCCATGCGCGAAGCCATGGCCAATGCTCCAGTTGGCGATGATGTGTATGGCGATGATCCGACCATCAATCAGCTTGAAAAACTGGCCTGCGAAATCCTCGGCAAGGAAGCAGCACTGTTTGTTCCCTCCGGGACTTTTGGCAATCAGGTTGCCATTATGACCCATACGAAACGGGGTGATGAGGTACTTGTCGGCGATGCCTGTCATATTCTGATGCACGAGGTTGGCGCTGCTGCGGTGCTTTCAGGAGTACAAATTCGAACTTTTCCGGTCTCGGATAACAAAATCGATGTCCAAGGACTGGAAGGAATGCTCCGAGGCGATGATATTCACTTTCCCGATACGGGTCTTATCTGTCTGGAAAACGCTCAATCTTCAGGGCAAGTGGTTCAACTTTCGAATATGCAAGCAATTTATGAGCTAGCTCACGACCATGATATCCCGGTTCATTTAGATGGTGCTCGTCTTTTTAATGCGGCCCTTACACTGGATGTAAATGCCAAAGAAATAGCTTTTTTTTGTGATTCAGTCAACGTTTGTCTTTCTAAAGGATTATGCGCACCAGTGGGATCCCTACTTCTGGGAACCAGGAGCTTTATTAAAAAAGCCCGCAAAAACCGAAAACTCATGGGTGGCGGGCTCCGTCAAGCCGGGATTCTGGCGGCCGCTGGCATCATTGCTTTAACCGACATGGTAGCCCGTTTGGAGATCGACCATCAAAACGCCCGTTATCTGGCTAACCGTCTGGAAGAAATCGAGTCCTGTATT
This window encodes:
- a CDS encoding methyl-accepting chemotaxis protein, with amino-acid sequence MKWLKDLKIKTKLLASFIFIALLVGVVGGMGILNTRALQDSDKELYGNMTVPISQVGEMSTEFQMMRVSLRDMILANDAQTIQSIRTNITEQQTKIDELAAEYEKSIESEEMRQSFETFTKTKLDYTKQLDLVMNLATQNQDTEAFIAINPDSTAGKATVALQDAINNLSTMKLDEGLAKSVENSSQADQVVTTMSIIMAVSMILAIALGLLLSSLISTPLKKASHMIHEMSKGHFGNRLKMDSQDEIGEMADAMDSFSDDLQHIVIGTMNQISNGDVSANIELKDPLDELAPALKKTIETIRALITEANLLSQAAVEGRLDTRGHADQFAGGFKDIVSGVNSTLDAVVGPLNVAAEYIERIGKGEIPPKITDEYYGDFREIKNNLNACLDGLSALTTADHTLKLMNKNDLSQSIDGNFDGIFGEIAVSINGVHAQLGRIVNIATNIHNGDLSDLDFLRSIGKRSENDQLVPALLGMTETINLLVEETQNMAKQAIDGDLNNRGDATKFQGEYVTVIEGFNLTLDAVIDPIKVASTTLKELAQGHLSITMEGNFKGQHGIIKHDMNQTINFLKAYVEEITHTLEEMGRGNFDLEITNLFCGDFLAIKIALNEISANLSTTLSDINVAASQVEIGAQQISDGGQALSQGTTEQASAIQELTASIEEVASETKQNAVNANQANELAISVRSNAEVGNAQMVRMVSAMSEINDSSYNISKIIKVIDDIAFQTNILALNAAVEAARAGQHGKGFAVVAEEVRTLAARSAEAAKETTGLIEGSIDKVDVGTKIADETAESLSEILKQIEKVTTLVGSIARASNDQASEIAQINQGVEQVSQVVQTNSATAEQSAAASQELSGQAEMLKQMVEAFKLKDVSRKQPNRAIAEVNVNETMSAPPPQPEIILDDLDFDKY
- a CDS encoding CC/Se motif family (seleno)protein, giving the protein MMYNNSNDKNNKGCVRINIEIKQNVKDYLNHQNVQDIYIEMDNRGGCCSGPIYVPTVKLGKPTYDAMYDRFEQNDIACYLPKKMLNEETPDITIKLRNFLGRKSLSVNGLLAYKEDGYKKKKI
- a CDS encoding patatin family protein; the encoded protein is MRIINNIKDTALIFEGGGMRASYTAGFLNNLLENEIYFDYVAGISAGSSHSVNYLSRDPERARRSFVELVQDPQFGGWRSFLKGEGFFRSEYIYEETSHPKGPLPLDFETFMANPAQLRIGVFEREQGKVIYYTKDDIHEMKDLMKIVRSSSSMPIFMPPTQYKNHTYVDGGLGGGIALDIAKQDGYKKFFVILTREKGYRKQPIKFKRTIKAYYRKYPKVAKAMLTRHLIYNETLDELEELEREGRAFLVYPDTMPVSNREIDFKKLTNSYKLGYAQGKWDLPNWKAFLGL
- a CDS encoding HD domain-containing phosphohydrolase — translated: MVSLLELTLQLSRASDMVSPELNNHQRLVAYITFNLGEALNFDEKKLNEVSVAAVLHDIGGLSMQERINVLKFEAINPHQHARIGWLLLKDYREFTEIARIIKFHHVDWRDGEGLVFNGEAVMPESHLIHLADRIATLIARDEKIINQKDRIYKKIESASGQKFKPEYVKAFERLKEKEFFWYDLESISNGRRYYKRIKFKDQCLNIDELIGITKLFARVIDFRSNFTAVHSEGVSAVAKRLAQHFNCDELTCKKIQAAGYVHDIGKLTVPTEILEKPGALSKEEFDVIKEHTYHTYVLLFQVKGLEEINEYASMHHERLDGTGYPFKLEAKDLSLGARIMAVADIFTAVSENRPYRKGMQKEAVVEVLRKMSIENKIDKSIVETLISYYHEINKARIKAQKKARTRYDDFAKLLV
- a CDS encoding sensor domain-containing diguanylate cyclase, with translation MKKRNLKKVTNEERLKQMHRSLVESEERFQQLFYEAPLGYQSLDGDGNLIEINNQWLATLGYDREEVLGKWFGDFLLPEGRETFRERFPLFKKKGQIHSEFEMLHKNGSHRFIAFEGKIGYDLEGNFRQTHCILQDITERKENERALERERKEALFLIYHDQLTGLYNRRFYEEVLKKLDRTSNLPLSLLMGDVNGLKRMNDVFGHKQGDELIKLAAKVITKGCRTDDIIARLGGDEFVVILPKVDTAEAERIIARIKELSLDYSIAGAHVSIAFGHATKINEAEDINDIFKKAEEEMYRHKVIEHRDQRNQIISLFAEVFNEQEESEKEISK
- the ltaE gene encoding low-specificity L-threonine aldolase translates to MFIDLRSDTVTQPTPAMREAMANAPVGDDVYGDDPTINQLEKLACEILGKEAALFVPSGTFGNQVAIMTHTKRGDEVLVGDACHILMHEVGAAAVLSGVQIRTFPVSDNKIDVQGLEGMLRGDDIHFPDTGLICLENAQSSGQVVQLSNMQAIYELAHDHDIPVHLDGARLFNAALTLDVNAKEIAFFCDSVNVCLSKGLCAPVGSLLLGTRSFIKKARKNRKLMGGGLRQAGILAAAGIIALTDMVARLEIDHQNARYLANRLEEIESCIVQRDRLDINMVFFTLAESVITETELVNGLLQKNIKISGQENGEYRFVTNNGITSDDIDLTIDTMKGLVSRFS